In uncultured Bacteroides sp., the following proteins share a genomic window:
- a CDS encoding DUF2059 domain-containing protein, whose translation MKTILFAVFTFISVTTMAQSGESYSQVMRKYLVATNTLKNMEAMVPQIFKPFQESSPNVPKEFWDSAKEEILKDVVNQMTDMLTPIYQKYLTQKELEDVLAFYESPAGKKISDVTPNITTEAIQVGQKWGVSIVSKIQAKMKEKGYTK comes from the coding sequence ATGAAAACAATTCTGTTTGCTGTTTTTACATTTATCTCAGTTACTACAATGGCACAATCTGGAGAGTCTTATTCACAGGTTATGAGAAAATATCTGGTAGCTACCAATACTCTGAAAAATATGGAGGCTATGGTTCCCCAGATATTTAAGCCTTTTCAAGAAAGTTCACCGAATGTTCCTAAAGAATTTTGGGATTCAGCTAAAGAGGAAATACTAAAAGACGTGGTAAACCAGATGACGGACATGCTAACTCCGATCTATCAGAAGTATTTAACACAAAAGGAACTGGAAGATGTATTGGCTTTCTATGAATCCCCTGCCGGAAAAAAGATTAGTGATGTAACTCCGAATATTACGACAGAGGCAATTCAAGTAGGACAGAAGTGGGGTGTCTCTATTGTTTCTAAAATTCAAGCAAAGATGAAAGAAAAGGGATACACTAAATAA
- the nadD gene encoding nicotinate (nicotinamide) nucleotide adenylyltransferase, whose amino-acid sequence MADMKIKTGIFGGTFNPIHIGHLALANYICEFEALDELWFLVTPQNPLRQGSDFLDDDKRLELVKLAIEGYPKFVASDFEFHLPKPSYSCNTLDELKKAYPEREFVLIIGADNWLIFDKWRDYQRIIDENEIWIYPRPGSVVDKSTLPPSVKLTNVPEIDICSTFIRDGLKNRKDIRYFMHPAVYHKIKEKGYFL is encoded by the coding sequence ATCGCTGATATGAAAATAAAAACGGGAATTTTCGGGGGGACTTTTAATCCTATTCATATTGGGCACCTGGCACTGGCAAACTATATTTGCGAGTTCGAGGCGCTCGATGAATTGTGGTTTCTGGTCACCCCTCAGAATCCGTTACGCCAAGGAAGTGATTTCCTTGACGATGATAAACGTCTGGAGCTTGTAAAGCTGGCTATTGAAGGATATCCCAAATTCGTAGCTTCCGATTTTGAATTTCATCTTCCTAAACCTTCTTATTCCTGTAACACGTTGGATGAACTGAAAAAAGCTTATCCGGAAAGAGAATTTGTACTGATTATCGGTGCGGACAACTGGCTTATATTTGATAAGTGGAGAGACTACCAGCGAATAATTGACGAGAACGAAATCTGGATTTATCCTCGTCCGGGTTCTGTTGTTGATAAATCAACGCTTCCCCCGTCAGTAAAGCTCACTAATGTGCCCGAAATAGATATTTGCTCCACCTTTATCAGAGACGGACTGAAAAACAGAAAGGATATAAGATACTTTATGCATCCTGCTGTTTATCATAAAATAAAGGAAAAAGGTTATTTCTTGTAA
- the gmk gene encoding guanylate kinase, translating to MSGKLIIFSAPSGSGKSTMINYLLKQDLHLAFSISATSRSPRGSEQHGVEYFFLSPEEFRQRIDNDEFLEYEEVYKDRFYGTLKAQVEKQLEAGQNVVFDVDVVGGCNIKKFYGDRALSVFIQPPSLEILRQRLEGRGTDEASVIESRLAKAEFELGFACKFDVVIINDDLEEARDRALKILREFLDK from the coding sequence ATGAGCGGAAAGTTAATTATATTCTCAGCCCCTTCAGGTTCCGGCAAATCTACCATGATTAACTATTTGCTAAAACAGGACCTTCACCTTGCTTTCTCCATTTCGGCAACTAGTCGTTCGCCAAGAGGGAGTGAACAACACGGAGTGGAATACTTTTTTCTTTCTCCGGAAGAGTTTCGTCAACGCATAGACAATGATGAATTTCTGGAATACGAAGAAGTGTACAAGGACAGATTCTACGGTACCTTAAAAGCACAAGTAGAAAAACAGCTTGAAGCCGGACAAAATGTTGTATTCGATGTGGATGTCGTTGGCGGTTGTAACATTAAGAAATTCTATGGAGACCGTGCTCTTTCGGTATTTATCCAACCACCTTCTTTAGAGATACTCAGACAAAGACTGGAAGGAAGAGGTACCGACGAAGCTTCTGTTATTGAAAGTCGTTTGGCAAAAGCCGAATTCGAACTGGGATTTGCCTGTAAGTTCGACGTAGTGATAATTAATGACGATCTGGAAGAGGCACGTGACAGAGCTCTCAAAATACTCAGAGAGTTTTTGGATAAATAA
- a CDS encoding DUF4468 domain-containing protein encodes MKKLAFLLIFFISCLPTMIHAQEDESENSKNYLTGAVPEKEGKVVFSKEFNLSGLSQDQVFDKMMDWMGKRLKKNNNTSRVIYSDKEKAILAGYGEEYIIFKSNSLSLDRALIKYQIVATCLPGKCIVDIEKIYYDYEKDKKIPAEQQITDKEALNKDKTKLIRGYAKFRIKTIDFVDALFFHLQKAIGAAPITTQVTETAPLVASKPDVSSIPSISQTREATSSTSEMAGYKQIAPDKIPGNIIKMLSEDWMLITAGNKDKFNMMTASWGGIGFLYQKPVTFCFINPTRYTYQLMENNDTYTLSFYTEAYRDALKYCGSKSGKDVDKVKGSGLTPITTPTGSKAFSQAWLVIECRKMVAQFLQSESITDKSLKDNWAGKQMHKMFIGEIINVWVK; translated from the coding sequence ATGAAAAAATTAGCATTTCTTTTAATATTTTTTATTTCTTGTTTACCCACAATGATACATGCTCAGGAAGACGAAAGTGAGAATAGCAAAAACTATCTGACTGGTGCCGTACCTGAAAAAGAGGGAAAAGTTGTTTTCTCCAAAGAATTCAACCTGTCTGGTCTGTCTCAAGATCAAGTTTTCGACAAAATGATGGATTGGATGGGAAAACGACTAAAAAAGAATAACAATACAAGTAGGGTGATTTATTCTGATAAAGAGAAAGCCATTTTAGCAGGATACGGCGAAGAATATATAATCTTCAAATCAAATTCACTCTCTCTGGACCGGGCTCTGATTAAATATCAGATAGTAGCTACATGTCTGCCGGGGAAATGTATTGTGGACATTGAAAAAATATATTATGACTACGAAAAAGATAAAAAGATACCAGCCGAACAACAGATAACTGACAAAGAGGCTTTGAATAAAGACAAAACCAAGCTGATACGAGGTTATGCTAAGTTCCGTATAAAGACAATTGATTTTGTCGACGCATTATTCTTCCATTTGCAGAAAGCAATAGGAGCAGCACCTATTACAACTCAGGTTACAGAGACAGCTCCCTTAGTTGCGAGTAAGCCCGATGTCAGTTCTATTCCTTCTATTTCCCAAACCCGTGAAGCAACTTCTTCCACCAGTGAAATGGCTGGATACAAACAAATTGCACCTGATAAGATTCCAGGGAATATTATCAAAATGCTCTCTGAAGACTGGATGCTGATTACGGCTGGTAATAAGGATAAGTTTAACATGATGACAGCCAGTTGGGGCGGAATAGGCTTTTTGTATCAAAAGCCTGTTACTTTCTGCTTTATAAACCCTACTCGCTATACCTATCAACTTATGGAGAATAATGACACTTACACATTGTCATTCTACACGGAAGCTTACCGCGACGCACTGAAATATTGCGGCAGTAAATCCGGTAAAGATGTGGATAAGGTAAAAGGTTCCGGATTAACGCCAATCACCACTCCTACTGGTAGCAAAGCTTTCTCACAAGCATGGCTTGTCATTGAATGCCGTAAAATGGTTGCACAATTTCTACAGTCAGAATCCATTACTGATAAAAGCTTGAAGGACAATTGGGCAGGAAAGCAAATGCACAAAATGTTTATTGGTGAGATAATCAATGTTTGGGTAAAATAG
- a CDS encoding 1,4-dihydroxy-2-naphthoate polyprenyltransferase: protein MKDIIEKDSAKAWLLAARPKTLAGAVVPILIGSGLAIADGKFNWLPALICCLFAFLMQIASNLINDLFDFLKGTDREDRLGPERACAQGWISPSAMKKGIFVVVALACLVGSTLLLYGGWWLILVGMFCVAFAFLYTTGPYPLSYHGWGDLLVLIFFGVVPVCGTYYVQALTLTPHVFVGSLVSGLVIDTLLVVNNYRDRDADAKSGKKTIIVRFGEPFGRFIYLFLGIAACWLCIYFAWEGRLWAALLPQLYLIPHFLTWQRLVKIHSGKELNALLGESSRNMLLLAILLSMGLIIG, encoded by the coding sequence ATGAAAGATATAATAGAAAAGGACTCTGCGAAAGCTTGGTTGCTTGCTGCCCGCCCCAAGACATTGGCCGGAGCAGTAGTGCCCATATTAATAGGTAGTGGGCTGGCTATTGCCGATGGAAAATTTAATTGGCTGCCTGCACTGATCTGTTGTTTGTTTGCTTTCCTTATGCAGATAGCTTCCAACCTGATTAATGACTTGTTCGATTTTCTAAAAGGAACCGACCGCGAAGACCGTCTTGGTCCCGAACGAGCTTGTGCTCAGGGATGGATTTCTCCATCAGCCATGAAGAAAGGAATTTTTGTCGTCGTGGCATTGGCATGTCTCGTGGGTAGCACACTTCTTTTATACGGTGGATGGTGGCTTATTTTGGTCGGCATGTTCTGCGTAGCCTTTGCATTTCTTTATACCACCGGACCTTATCCTCTCTCCTACCACGGATGGGGAGATTTACTTGTACTTATCTTTTTTGGGGTTGTACCTGTATGCGGAACATACTACGTGCAAGCCCTTACACTCACCCCGCATGTTTTTGTTGGCTCTTTAGTTAGCGGACTGGTTATTGATACTTTACTAGTTGTGAACAACTACCGTGACCGTGATGCTGATGCTAAGAGTGGAAAAAAGACAATCATTGTCCGTTTCGGAGAACCTTTCGGACGTTTCATTTATCTCTTTCTTGGGATAGCTGCTTGCTGGCTCTGCATCTACTTTGCATGGGAAGGTCGCCTATGGGCAGCCTTACTTCCACAACTATACCTGATACCTCATTTTCTTACCTGGCAACGATTGGTTAAGATTCATAGTGGTAAAGAGCTGAATGCTCTTTTAGGAGAATCATCACGGAATATGCTTTTACTGGCAATACTTCTTTCTATGGGATTGATTATTGGATAA
- a CDS encoding YicC/YloC family endoribonuclease, protein MIQSMTGYGKATITLSDKKINVEIKSLNSKALDLSTRIAPLYREKEMEIRNEISKFLERGKIDFSLWIEKSDTDTVTPINGAVVEGYYKQIKQLSDSLEIPMPADWFNVLLRMPDVMTKNDVQELSDEEWAEAHQAVEEAVQHLVDFRKQEGEALAKKFREKIANIGALLESVTPHEEERIEKIKTRITDALEKTVSVDFDKNRLEQEIIYYIEKLDINEEKQRLANHLKYFINTMEDGSGQGKKLGFIAQEMGREINTLGSKSNNAEMQKIVVQMKDELEQIKEQVLNVM, encoded by the coding sequence ATGATACAGTCAATGACTGGGTATGGTAAAGCTACTATTACCCTATCCGACAAGAAGATTAACGTTGAAATAAAATCACTGAACAGCAAAGCGCTGGACTTATCTACTCGTATAGCTCCACTTTACCGAGAAAAGGAAATGGAGATCAGAAATGAAATTTCAAAATTTCTGGAACGCGGTAAAATAGATTTCAGTCTTTGGATAGAAAAGAGTGATACAGATACAGTTACACCAATTAATGGAGCTGTTGTTGAAGGATACTATAAACAAATTAAACAACTTTCAGACTCATTGGAAATTCCAATGCCAGCCGACTGGTTTAATGTGTTGCTTAGAATGCCTGACGTAATGACTAAAAATGATGTTCAGGAACTTTCCGATGAAGAATGGGCAGAAGCACATCAGGCAGTAGAGGAAGCTGTTCAGCATTTAGTGGATTTCCGCAAGCAGGAAGGTGAAGCTTTGGCGAAAAAATTCAGAGAGAAAATTGCCAACATCGGCGCTTTGCTTGAATCTGTAACTCCACACGAAGAGGAACGAATTGAAAAGATTAAAACTCGTATTACAGATGCACTCGAAAAAACTGTAAGCGTAGATTTTGATAAAAACCGTCTTGAGCAGGAAATCATTTATTATATTGAAAAGCTTGATATCAATGAAGAGAAACAGCGCCTAGCCAACCACCTGAAATATTTCATCAACACAATGGAAGACGGAAGTGGTCAGGGAAAGAAGCTGGGATTCATTGCACAGGAAATGGGACGCGAAATCAATACTTTGGGCAGTAAATCAAATAATGCAGAGATGCAAAAGATTGTTGTTCAGATGAAAGATGAGCTTGAACAGATAAAAGAACAGGTTTTAAACGTAATGTAA